In one Siniperca chuatsi isolate FFG_IHB_CAS linkage group LG14, ASM2008510v1, whole genome shotgun sequence genomic region, the following are encoded:
- the taf9 gene encoding transcription initiation factor TFIID subunit 9 encodes MSAPKTIPKDAQVMIQILKDMGITEYEPRVINQMLEFTYRYVTTIIEDAKIYATHAKKSSVDADDIKLAIQCRMDQSFTSPPPRDFLLEVARQKNQTPLPLIKPYTGPRLPPDRYCLTAPNYRLKSVQKKVSSSTGRISVPRLSVGAVSSRPSTPTLGTPSVQSVAAKVGAPVSLTGQRFTVQIPQPSQTATTKTTTPSTPVVSNVLINQSLIGSKNILITTNMVSQNSGGESLKRKHEDDDDYDAL; translated from the exons ATGTCCGCTCCGAAAACCATCCCGAAAGATGCTCAG GTGATGATCCAGATCCTGAAGGACATGGGGATCACCGAGTACGAGCCCCGAGTCATCAACCAGATGTTGGAGTTCACCTACA GATATGTGACGACCATCATCGAGGACGCCAAAATCTACGCCACGCACGCCAAGAAGTCCAGCGTGGACGCAGACGACATCAAACTGGCCATCCAGTGCCGCATGGACCAGTCGTTCACCTCGCCGCCGCCTCGAGAC TTCCTGTTGGAGGTTGCGAGGCAGAAGAACCAGACTCCTCTCCCGCTGATCAAACCCTACACCGGACCCCGGCTTCCCCCGGACCGCTACTGCCTGACGGCGCCCAACTACAGACTCAAGTCTGTGCAGAAGAAG GTGTCGTCGTCTACCGGCAGGATATCGGTGCCGCGCCTCAGCGTCGGCGCCGTCTCCAGCAGACCGAGCACGCCGACCCTCG GAACTCCGTCTGTCCAGTCCGTCGCCGCTAAAGTCGGCGCTCCGGTGTCTCTGACGGGTCAGAGGTTCACCGTGCAGATCCCACAGCCCTCTCAGACGGCCACCACCAAGACCA CCACGCCGTCCACGCCCGTCGTCTCCAACGTCCTCATCAACCAGTCCCTGATCGGCTCCAAGAACATCCTCATCACCACCAACATGGTGTCGCAGAACTCCGGCGGAGAGTCGCTGAAGAGGAAGCACGAAGACGACGACGACTACGACGCTCTATGA